ATTCTTGAGGAAGATTCTGGAAGCGGAGGACAAGGCAGAGGTCGGATGAGGAGTCCCACAAGGAATAAGGAGAGTTGGAGACAATGCGGTGTTCACCGGAAGAGGAATGAATGGCAGAATAAGCGGCGGAGTAGCTGAGGGAACAGTAGAGATGAGTTGGGATATAGTGGGAATTATCGCCGAAATGGGATAAGGGATGCTGAGGAAGGGTGGAGAAGCAGGCGGAGCCATGGGAGCTAGGGCGAAGTCGTGGAGGACGGCGGCGAGAGGGCGAAGGGGTGGAGTGAGGTCTTCGCCTATGCTGATATCTTTAATTGCTCTCATCTCCATTTTTAGATTTGtaatgaaaatttgaagaaattgtTAATGGAGCAACAAATTAGCTTGAAGAAGTAATGATATTCAAGGACGCTAATAATCAAAATTAAGAGTTTAATTaggtcaaaatcgggttaacACACGTTGACTGTTACTATTTGACGGCTCCATCCATTTTGGACTGAGTCTAGCCCGAGTTAAAATGTACGAGAtataaaatcgtaaaatgaccatATATTTAGAACCATTTTTAACctttacttaaaaaaaaattgtttacaAGATGAAGAAAGTGAAGAGCGTAGCAACGCTGAATGTCAGCCACCGACTCCGGGGCCCCGCCACGCCAGACTTCAACTTGATCGATTTCTTCACCACGTTCCTCCCGGAGGGTCCCACCTCCACATCTCCGGCGACCCGCAAGGCGTGGCTCTTGGTGAACCACAGCATAATCTTGAACTTGACCCTCGTCGCCGCCCTCACCCTAAACCTCACGCTCCCGTTGGTAGAcagagccgccgccgccgcccacGGCACCCCCTCAGCCTCAACGGCGTGGGTCCGGTGAGCGGTCTTGCCGTGGCCCTGGTAGAAGGCGGGAAGCGTGTGGTTGGCGACGAGGAGGGTGGAGTTGTAGAGGAAGAGGAGGCTTATGTCGGCGTAGCCCACGCCCTTGTCCTTCATCTGGTTTCGGAGGCCCAGCTTCAAGAGGATGCTGTGGTTGTTCCTCGCCGCGCCGGAGTTGTTGAGGCCGGGGACGGAGAATTCTTCGATGTAGAGGTTTGGTTTCGAGGGGCGAAGGCTCAGCCATAGGAACAGTGCTGCCAGCCCCGAGGTGAACACGAAGCTGAAGCAGCATCGCGCGCAGTCGCCGTCGCCCGCCATTGGGCGGCGGCGGATGGTGGAGGAAGAAAAGGTTAATTCGAGTGTGTATGCTGTGGAGGAGAAGGATGGATCACTTGGAGttccttttttttgttgaaaatgattactactagtatttactaCTAATGCTTCCAAGATGATGATAAAATAAGTGGGATGCCTATACATTATTGgcatatagtatattttataatCATATTAAATTGTTACTTCTATATAGAGTATGGCCCATCCGTCCTCTATTAGTagttttgtttttctattttaatatgTCCCTTAATAATAGTCTGAATTTACTTTTACTACAAATAATGAGTAGGTCTAATATTATACTAACTCAAATTAtccacattctattataaaactaacacATATAAATATGACTCACAATCtactatttttctttatactagtatttcttaaaatttgcattaaacttaaatgaaacttttttcggggacggatagagtatatCTCAAAAATTACTGGTCATTAGATGACAATCGTATCTAACATGATAATATGAAACCAAGTGGCATGATTCCTAGTATTAAAGTTGAAACCAAATCAACATCACTCGAATTAATCTTTCAATAGATAAATCTTCCCATTGTCACACTATGAGAGAGCTCTTCAAGTGGCAGTGACAAATTAATTAAGAATTTAGGACCAGATTCAATCCTAGACGAGTATTATTCTACTTATTTGAGAAAATATGTCTTCACGGATTGCACAGGTGCTTTGTTGTCTGCAAATGATTTAAGCTAAATTGATTTGTATACTATACTAGATTGCAAactaaatattagtaatatatgaTGTCACGGACCAATCTTTAGACTTTTTCCATTTGACCTTGCTGCGCTGAACTCATGAAAATTCAGTGCATAGATGTTAATGATTTTCTAAATTGTAGTGCACTACAAAGAGTAGAAAGCAGCACTTTATTTTCACACTTATTTTGCTTTTATAAAGTTATGAAATAAGTGTGTCCATCAGAAGACAAGCAAGCTCACACTTATAATT
This sequence is a window from Salvia splendens isolate huo1 chromosome 5, SspV2, whole genome shotgun sequence. Protein-coding genes within it:
- the LOC121803009 gene encoding protein NDR1-like, which codes for MYRHPTYFIIILEALVVNTSSNHFQQKKGTPSDPSFSSTAYTLELTFSSSTIRRRPMAGDGDCARCCFSFVFTSGLAALFLWLSLRPSKPNLYIEEFSVPGLNNSGAARNNHSILLKLGLRNQMKDKGVGYADISLLFLYNSTLLVANHTLPAFYQGHGKTAHRTHAVEAEGVPWAAAAALSTNGSVRFRVRAATRVKFKIMLWFTKSHALRVAGDVEVGPSGRNVVKKSIKLKSGVAGPRSRWLTFSVATLFTFFIL